The following are from one region of the Cystobacter fuscus DSM 2262 genome:
- a CDS encoding DUF2381 family protein, producing MAVEVYLENPGSAPWTAAGAVLRGLKGEVFKPVLLWQPSPILPAAPGEASNRGRVVVEVLAIERASLGSYTLILWDAERQRTVTFSSVTFP from the coding sequence GTGGCCGTGGAGGTGTACCTCGAGAATCCTGGCTCGGCGCCGTGGACGGCTGCCGGCGCGGTGCTCCGGGGGCTGAAGGGCGAAGTGTTCAAGCCGGTGCTGCTCTGGCAGCCGAGCCCTATTCTCCCCGCTGCGCCGGGCGAAGCGAGCAACCGAGGGCGTGTCGTGGTGGAGGTGCTGGCCATAGAGAGGGCATCCCTGGGGTCGTACACCCTCATCCTGTGGGATGCCGAGCGCCAGCGCACCGTCACCTTCAGTAGCGTGACGTTCCCGTAG
- a CDS encoding polymorphic toxin type 47 domain-containing protein, producing the protein MPAELARKWVALVLGAVVLSTGCITVTPSSGRGALLDRNPRAAPGLVVEIRGDAQHMATGSNAPARLLRRRGERVQGTEVAMVSPAEMAVHAVASGAVQVDAFEYLLALAGLDNVNDEPPRGAPLTPQEAARVLTVLMNKPVTLGSFPPRMAVCHLLREVLEGGDVSREELLRRVERFKSVAVLRPDGYLAWTLNGRTQQKVGPVEWKEEAFRAGSFELGRFYTVSGWVFRQADAQLRPLMEGPPLAEVYDDADYIGRSLDGAEEAFVEMYHAMGQLLTRPLDSIAALRHLPAGVAALIASSPEYLERFRYMTRGEQVKATSKLLTYLLVTFGTAGGTTSTLTRAVGGLEATVPVLSLSAEGLLVVERVVVPVGRAATVLSGGPGSAIILYQVGSGGGGEGGGEERTGGTNWKPGPNDLDWRGVGKGVPEALDEAFKRTGVSREEFAVTKWGRDKLGKSAPVEWRAPNGAEVNIDMGHIKNGPSVPHVGFQTPGKRGSGGAIRGHILLDDVPYNR; encoded by the coding sequence ATGCCCGCTGAGCTGGCGCGGAAGTGGGTGGCCCTGGTGCTTGGAGCCGTCGTGCTGTCCACCGGCTGCATCACGGTGACTCCATCCTCGGGACGCGGTGCGCTCCTGGACCGCAACCCGCGTGCCGCGCCCGGGCTGGTGGTCGAGATACGTGGTGACGCCCAGCACATGGCCACGGGCTCGAATGCACCAGCGAGGCTGCTCCGCCGACGGGGTGAGCGCGTGCAGGGCACGGAGGTGGCCATGGTGAGCCCGGCCGAGATGGCCGTGCACGCGGTGGCCAGTGGCGCCGTGCAGGTTGACGCCTTCGAGTACCTCCTGGCACTCGCGGGTCTGGACAACGTCAACGACGAGCCCCCGCGAGGCGCTCCCCTCACGCCCCAGGAGGCGGCCCGGGTTCTGACGGTGCTGATGAACAAGCCCGTGACGCTGGGTTCGTTCCCGCCACGAATGGCCGTCTGCCACCTGCTGCGGGAGGTGCTGGAGGGAGGGGATGTCTCCCGCGAGGAGTTGCTGCGCCGCGTGGAGCGTTTCAAGAGCGTGGCCGTGCTGCGGCCGGATGGCTACCTGGCCTGGACGCTCAACGGACGCACGCAGCAAAAGGTGGGCCCGGTGGAGTGGAAGGAGGAAGCCTTTCGCGCTGGATCCTTCGAGCTGGGCCGCTTCTACACCGTCAGCGGGTGGGTCTTCCGGCAGGCGGATGCGCAACTGCGCCCCCTCATGGAAGGGCCCCCACTGGCCGAGGTGTACGACGACGCCGACTACATTGGCCGCTCGCTGGATGGCGCGGAGGAAGCTTTCGTCGAGATGTACCACGCCATGGGCCAGCTGCTCACGCGCCCGCTGGACAGCATCGCGGCGCTGCGACACCTGCCCGCGGGAGTCGCGGCCCTCATCGCCTCCTCGCCTGAGTACCTCGAGCGTTTCCGGTACATGACTCGGGGCGAGCAGGTGAAGGCCACCTCCAAGCTATTGACCTACCTCCTCGTCACATTTGGCACGGCTGGGGGCACGACGAGCACGCTGACGCGGGCAGTGGGCGGGCTGGAGGCGACCGTGCCGGTGCTGTCCCTCTCGGCCGAGGGCCTGCTGGTGGTAGAACGCGTGGTGGTGCCGGTGGGAAGGGCGGCCACAGTGCTGAGCGGCGGGCCCGGTTCGGCCATCATCCTCTATCAAGTAGGCTCAGGCGGAGGCGGCGAAGGAGGCGGCGAAGAGAGAACTGGAGGTACGAACTGGAAGCCAGGTCCAAACGATCTCGACTGGCGCGGAGTGGGTAAGGGGGTGCCTGAGGCACTCGATGAAGCCTTCAAGCGAACAGGAGTTTCGCGCGAGGAGTTTGCCGTGACCAAGTGGGGCAGAGACAAACTTGGCAAAAGCGCCCCCGTAGAATGGCGCGCTCCCAATGGCGCCGAAGTCAACATCGACATGGGTCATATAAAAAATGGGCCATCTGTACCTCACGTAGGCTTTCAAACCCCTGGCAAGAGAGGGAGCGGAGGCGCTATCCGCGGGCATATTCTTCTAGACGACGTTCCTTACAATCGCTAG